CGTTGGGCGAGATCAGGTGCACCACCAGCGTCAGGGTGGGCGAGCTCTTGGTGGTCGTGACGCCCAGCCGCTGCACGTCCGGCGGCAGGCGCGGCAGCGCCTGCGACACGCGGTTCTGCACCAGCTGCTGGGCCTTGTCCGGGTCCACGCCCAGCTTGAAGTTGACCGTCAGCGTCAGGTTGCCGTCGCTGTTGGCCTGCGACTGCATGTACAGCATGTTTTCCACGCCGTTGATGGATTCCTCCAGCGGCGAGGCGACGGTTTCGGCGATGACCTTGGGGTTGGCGCCCGGATACTGCGCGCGCACCACCACCGAGGGCGGCACCACTTCCGGGTATTCCGAGATGGGCAGCTGGAACATGGCCAGCAGGCCTCCCAGCAGCACCAGCACGGACAACACCCCGGCGAAGATCGGCCGGTCAATGAAGAATTTCGAGATATTCATGAACGTTCTCGTTCTGCTTTGCGGTTCACCGGCGGCTTAGTTGGCGGCCGCGGTCTTGACCGGGTTGCGTTGCGCCGTGACCATGGGCACCACGGTCGGGTTCACGGCGTCGCCGGGCCGCACGCGCTGCAGTCCGTTGACCACGATGCGTTCGCCGGCGGCCAGGCCGGAGTCCACGACCCGCAGGCCTTCCTGGTTGGCGCCCAGCTTGACCAGGCGGTAGTTGGCGTGGTTCTTGTCGTCCAGCACCAGCACGTAGCGCTTGTCCTGGTCGGTGCCGATGGCCTTTTCGTCGATCAGCACGGCGCTGCGCGGCTCGCTGCCGCCCAGACGGATGCGGGCGTACAGGCCGGGCAGCAGGGTGCCGTCGGCGTTGTCGAACTCGGCGCGCACGCGGATGGTGCCGGACGTGGCGTCCAGGCGGTTGTCCACCGATTGCACGAAGCCGGTGCGCGAGTAGCCGTCCTCGTTGGCCAGGCCCAGCTCGACCGGCACCGAGCCGGCCTTGCCGTTGCGGGCGGGGTTCACGTACTTCAGGAAGGTCTGCTCGTCGACGTCGAACGAGGCGTACATCTTCGAGACCGACACCAGCGTGGTCAGCGGCACCGAGGTGGCGCCGGCGGCGACCACGTTGCCGACCGTGACTTCCGCGCGCGACACGCGGCCCGCGACCGGCGCTTCGATGCGGGTGTAGCCCAGGTTGAGCTTGGCGTAGTCCAGCGCGGCCTGCGCGCCCTGCAGGTTGGCCGCGGCTTCACGCGCGGCGTTCTGCTTTTCCTCGAAATCGCGGCGGGCGATGGCGTTGTCGGTCAGCAGGCGCTGGCCGCGGGCCAGTTCGGTGGCCGTGTACGAGGCGCGGGCCTTGGCGGCGGTCAGGGCGGCGGCGGCGCGGTCGACCTCGGCCGCGTAGGGGCGCGGGTCGATGGTGAACAGCACGTCGCCCTTCTTGACGATGCTGCCGTCCTGGAAGTGCACGGCGGTCAGGGTGCCGGAGACCAGCGGACGGATGTCCACGCGATCGATGGCTTCCAGCCGGCCGGAATAGCGCTGCCAGTCGACGATGGTCTTGTTGACCACTTCCGCCACTTCGACAGGGGGCGCGGCGGGCGCGCCTTGCGCCTGGGCCGCATTGGCGCCGGCGGGGGCGCGAAACAGGGCGTAGCTACCGCCGGCCGCGATGACGGCCGCGAAAACGACGAGCACAGCAATACGATTACGCGAAACCATGATGTTCCTTGAGGGTGGTGTCGGGGTGAAGCGCGCTTGCCGGGGACCGCGAGGGGGGCGGGTGGCGGCGGGGCCGGGCATCGCGGCGGGTCTGGCAGTCCTGAAACACCGATGTCATATTGCAGTGCAACATTCAACGCGGTTACGTTTCCCTGGTGAAATCCGTCTATGTGGGGACGGGCTCTACCGGGATCGGAATCTGAGGATTGACAGGCCCTGGGATGGCGCCGGGCGGCACGGGCACTTCAAGATGGTTTGCATTCTGAGTGTTTTGCCCGCGCGGATAAACACTGCTATCTCGGCAACACTGTTCGGTGGATTTGTCTAATCCCGGACGGATTCGGGTTATGCTCCGTACACCCCGACCAAATTGCCCTTAAAGGACACCGTCGCCATGGACCGTTTTCAGGCTATGCAGGTGTTTGTGCGCGTCGTGGACGCCAATAGCTTCACCCGGGCGGCCGACAGCCTCTCGCTTCCGCGCACCACCGTCACCACCATCATCCAGAATCTCGAACGCCTGCTGGGCGTGCGCCTGCTCAATCGAACCACCCGCCGCATCGGCCTGACGCCCGACGGCGCCGGCTACTACCAGCATTGCGTGCGCATCCTGGCCGATGTCGAGGAAACCGAGGCCTGCTTCCAGGAAGCGGCCCTGCGCCTGAAGGGGCGGCTGCGCATCGACGTGCCGACCTGTATCGGCCGGCTGATCCTGATTCCCTCATTGTGTGATTTCCACGACAAGTACCCCGACGTCGAGCTGGTGCTCGGCCTGGGCGACCGTCCGGTGGACATGGTGCAGGAGGCCGTCGACTGCGTCATCCGCGCCGGCGACCTGGAAGACTCCAGCCTGGTGGCGCGCCGCATCGGCACGCTGCAGACCGTGACCTGCGCCTCGCCGACCTACGTCGCGCGCTACGGCATGCCGCAGACCATCGAGGAACTGCGCAGCCACCACGCGGTGCATTATTTCTCCAGCCGCACCGGCCGCAACTGCGCCTGGGACTTCAAGATCGACGGCAAGCACCAGGAAGTGGACATGCGCGGCACCGTCGCGGTGAACGAAGCCGGCGCCTACCTGGATTGCGGCCTGAAGGGCTTCGGCCTGATCCAGACGCCGCGCTACATGGCGCTGCCGTACCTGCAGTCGGGCGAGCTGATCGAAGTGCTGCCGCAGTGGAAGCCCAGCGCCACCCCGATCTCGGTGCTGTATCCGCAAAGCCGCCAGCTGTCGCCCAAGGTGCGCGCGTTCGCCGACTGGGTCGCGGAACTGTTCGCCAGCTGCCCGCTGCTCAGCGGCCGCGACGAGACCGACCCGGCCGCCGCCAGCTGTGGCGTGTTCCAGCAACGCCAGGTCAGCCAGGCCAAGCAGATGGCCGTGGCCGGCGTGGCCGCCGCCAACGAACCGCTGCCGCGCCGCCGCACCGCGCGCGAAGAGGCCGCGGAATACGCCCTGTAGGCGGGCGCATGGCGGGCCGCCTGGCCCGCCATGCCGGCAATTCGCCGGCAAAATCCTGGAAAACCCGGGAAACCCCGTAGTAAATACAGGCCTTGCGTCCCTCGTATTTTAAGAAACGTCTGTATAGTCCGACAGTCAAAGCCTCAACGCATTCACTGTCGATCCGCTCTATGCAGCCTGTACTTCCCGCTTACCTGATCGCCCGTTGGCTTTTGCTGCTCGTCCTGTTGGCGGGGGTGTATTTCCTCAGCGGCTTCCTGGTGCCCGCGCTGGCCGCGCTGATCATCGGCCTGGCCAGCTGGCCGCTGTACCAGCGGCTGGTGGCGCGCTGCGGCGGCCGCACCGCGCTGGCGGCATCGCTGGCGCTGCTGGTGGTGATCGTGGTGCTGATCGTGCCGATGTCGCTGGCGTTGTCGTACGCCATCAAGGAAGCCAGCACCTTCTTCGCCTGGGCCATCGCCGCCAACCGCCACGGCGTCGACGTGCCGAACTGGATCACCTCGATGCCGGTGGTGGGCGACCGGCTTGGCGAATACTGGGAGGCCTACATCGGCCAGCCGCATGCGCTGGGCGCGCTGGTCGAGGCCGTCAGCGGCGAACACCTGGGCAATATCTATCGCATGGTGCTGGCCGCCACCGGCAATGTGTTCCAGCTGCTCTTGACCGTGCTGTTCATGCTGATCACGCTGTTCTTCGTCTACAAGGACGGCGTGCGCATGGTGGCGCAACTGGACGTGCTGGGCGAACGCATCCTGCCGGCGCGCTGGCAGCGCTTCTCGCGCGTGGTGCCGGCCACCATCAATTCCACCGTCACCGGCATGGGCCTGATCGCGTTGGGCGAGGGCGTGGTGCTGGGCATCGCCTACTGGGTCGCGGGCGTGCCGTCGCCGGTGCTGCTGGGCGTGGTCACCGGCTTCATGGCGCTGATCCCCGGGGGCGCGCCGCTGTCCTTCACGCTGGTGTCGCTGTATCTGGTCGGTTCCGGCCACATGGTGGCGGGCATCGCGCTGATGGTGTGGGGCAGCGTCGAACTG
The window above is part of the Achromobacter deleyi genome. Proteins encoded here:
- a CDS encoding efflux RND transporter periplasmic adaptor subunit; translated protein: MVSRNRIAVLVVFAAVIAAGGSYALFRAPAGANAAQAQGAPAAPPVEVAEVVNKTIVDWQRYSGRLEAIDRVDIRPLVSGTLTAVHFQDGSIVKKGDVLFTIDPRPYAAEVDRAAAALTAAKARASYTATELARGQRLLTDNAIARRDFEEKQNAAREAAANLQGAQAALDYAKLNLGYTRIEAPVAGRVSRAEVTVGNVVAAGATSVPLTTLVSVSKMYASFDVDEQTFLKYVNPARNGKAGSVPVELGLANEDGYSRTGFVQSVDNRLDATSGTIRVRAEFDNADGTLLPGLYARIRLGGSEPRSAVLIDEKAIGTDQDKRYVLVLDDKNHANYRLVKLGANQEGLRVVDSGLAAGERIVVNGLQRVRPGDAVNPTVVPMVTAQRNPVKTAAAN
- a CDS encoding LysR family transcriptional regulator, which gives rise to MDRFQAMQVFVRVVDANSFTRAADSLSLPRTTVTTIIQNLERLLGVRLLNRTTRRIGLTPDGAGYYQHCVRILADVEETEACFQEAALRLKGRLRIDVPTCIGRLILIPSLCDFHDKYPDVELVLGLGDRPVDMVQEAVDCVIRAGDLEDSSLVARRIGTLQTVTCASPTYVARYGMPQTIEELRSHHAVHYFSSRTGRNCAWDFKIDGKHQEVDMRGTVAVNEAGAYLDCGLKGFGLIQTPRYMALPYLQSGELIEVLPQWKPSATPISVLYPQSRQLSPKVRAFADWVAELFASCPLLSGRDETDPAAASCGVFQQRQVSQAKQMAVAGVAAANEPLPRRRTAREEAAEYAL
- a CDS encoding AI-2E family transporter produces the protein MQPVLPAYLIARWLLLLVLLAGVYFLSGFLVPALAALIIGLASWPLYQRLVARCGGRTALAASLALLVVIVVLIVPMSLALSYAIKEASTFFAWAIAANRHGVDVPNWITSMPVVGDRLGEYWEAYIGQPHALGALVEAVSGEHLGNIYRMVLAATGNVFQLLLTVLFMLITLFFVYKDGVRMVAQLDVLGERILPARWQRFSRVVPATINSTVTGMGLIALGEGVVLGIAYWVAGVPSPVLLGVVTGFMALIPGGAPLSFTLVSLYLVGSGHMVAGIALMVWGSVELFIVDKTLRPRLVGGPVKLPFLPTFFGLVGGVKTMGIVGLFVGPVLMALLVAVWREWVNHEEVERDTARLRAGAPPDNTPTGGQA